In Halorubellus sp. JP-L1, one DNA window encodes the following:
- a CDS encoding metallophosphoesterase, with the protein MLALADFHAGIETALRYERGVNLDSRAEARREQVTSLVAEHAVDELVVVGDFMHSIGGPGGAERGEIEVLLESLRVPVTVVKGNHDGDLAEWAEVAVTDPGGVRIGDVGFAHGHTWPAPEVLRADVVCVGHEHPQVRLTDEVGGSRVERAWLRGGLDARAFAGQYDDDAGLSPGSVDGDLVVFPAFNDRCGGTWVNVDGRGFLSPFLPDALVDGQAYLLDGTRLGRYERV; encoded by the coding sequence ATGCTGGCGCTCGCGGACTTCCACGCGGGCATCGAGACGGCGCTCCGGTACGAGCGCGGCGTCAACCTCGACTCGCGCGCCGAAGCGCGTCGCGAGCAAGTGACGTCGCTCGTCGCCGAGCACGCGGTCGACGAACTCGTCGTCGTCGGCGACTTCATGCACTCGATCGGCGGCCCCGGCGGCGCGGAACGCGGCGAGATCGAGGTGCTCCTCGAATCGCTGCGCGTGCCCGTGACGGTCGTGAAGGGCAACCACGACGGCGACCTCGCCGAGTGGGCCGAGGTTGCCGTCACCGACCCGGGCGGCGTCCGCATCGGCGACGTCGGGTTCGCGCACGGCCACACGTGGCCCGCCCCAGAGGTCCTGCGGGCGGACGTCGTCTGCGTCGGCCACGAGCACCCGCAGGTCCGGCTCACGGACGAGGTCGGCGGGTCGCGCGTCGAGCGCGCGTGGCTCCGTGGCGGCCTCGACGCCCGCGCGTTCGCCGGCCAGTACGACGACGACGCGGGCCTCTCCCCGGGCTCCGTCGACGGCGACCTCGTCGTGTTCCCGGCGTTCAACGACCGCTGTGGCGGGACGTGGGTGAACGTCGACGGCCGCGGGTTCCTGTCGCCGTTCCTCCCGGACGCGCTCGTCGACGGCCAGGCGTACCTGCTGGACGGTACCAGACTCGGCCGCTACGAACGGGTCTAA
- a CDS encoding Single-stranded DNA binding protein yields the protein MSLEDRAEELSSDLGVDKQEVKEDLENLVSYSVPMDEAVQSLRRKYGDGSSGGGSSGPTAMDVADVTTESGSVTLTGRVLVVGRRSIQYQGDTQTIYEGEFADETGTIDFTAWNDFGLETGQTLQVGNAGVREWEGEPELNLGESTSVSVLDDALEVPYDVGGDRTVRELSPGDRGRNVEVTIEEVERRTIDGRDGETDILSGVLADETGRLPFTDWTANAAIEAGGNVRIENGYVREYRGVPELNVSEFSTVTELDREIEVGDAVAADSIFDAVTGGGVYDVEVSGNVIEVRDGSGLIQRCPECNRVVQNGQCRSHGEVDAEDDMRVKAILDDGTATTTVVLDRDLSERVYGGTLEDAKEQAREAMDQEVVADDIREEIVGPEFRVRGHLSVDEYGGNLDASTFERVEDDPAERARAFLEEVRA from the coding sequence ATGAGTCTCGAAGACCGCGCCGAGGAGCTCTCCTCCGACCTCGGTGTCGACAAACAGGAGGTCAAAGAGGACCTGGAGAATCTGGTGTCGTACAGCGTGCCGATGGACGAGGCCGTGCAGAGCCTTCGCCGGAAGTACGGCGACGGGTCGAGCGGTGGCGGGAGCTCTGGCCCGACGGCGATGGACGTCGCGGACGTCACGACAGAGAGCGGGTCGGTCACGCTGACGGGTCGCGTGCTCGTTGTCGGTCGGCGCTCCATCCAGTACCAGGGCGACACGCAGACGATCTACGAGGGCGAGTTCGCCGACGAGACGGGGACGATCGACTTCACGGCGTGGAACGACTTCGGGCTGGAGACCGGGCAGACGCTCCAGGTCGGGAACGCGGGCGTCCGCGAGTGGGAGGGCGAACCCGAACTGAACCTCGGGGAGTCGACGAGCGTCAGCGTCCTCGACGACGCGCTCGAGGTCCCCTACGACGTCGGCGGGGACCGCACCGTCCGCGAGCTGTCGCCGGGCGACCGCGGCCGGAACGTCGAGGTGACGATCGAGGAGGTCGAGCGCCGAACCATCGACGGCCGGGACGGCGAGACGGACATCCTCAGCGGCGTGCTCGCCGACGAGACCGGACGGTTGCCGTTCACGGACTGGACGGCGAACGCGGCCATCGAAGCCGGCGGGAACGTCCGCATCGAGAACGGGTACGTCCGCGAGTATCGCGGCGTCCCCGAACTGAACGTGAGCGAGTTCTCGACGGTCACGGAACTCGACCGTGAGATCGAGGTCGGCGACGCAGTCGCCGCGGACAGCATCTTCGACGCCGTCACGGGCGGTGGCGTGTACGACGTCGAGGTCTCCGGGAACGTGATCGAGGTCCGGGACGGCTCCGGGCTCATCCAGCGCTGTCCGGAGTGCAATCGCGTCGTCCAGAACGGCCAGTGCCGGAGTCACGGGGAGGTCGACGCGGAGGACGACATGCGCGTGAAGGCGATCCTCGACGACGGCACCGCGACGACGACGGTCGTGCTCGACCGCGACCTCAGCGAGCGCGTGTACGGCGGCACCTTGGAGGACGCGAAGGAGCAGGCGCGGGAGGCGATGGACCAGGAGGTCGTCGCGGACGACATCCGCGAGGAGATCGTCGGCCCCGAGTTCCGCGTGCGCGGGCACCTGTCGGTCGACGAGTACGGCGGGAACCTGGACGCGAGCACGTTCGAGCGCGTGGAGGACGACCCCGCCGAACGCGCCCGTGCCTTCCTCGAGGAGGTGAGAGCATGA
- a CDS encoding 2,5-diamino-6-(ribosylamino)-4(3H)-pyrimidinone 5'-phosphate reductase — protein sequence MNVVVNAATSVDGKLSSRERRQVAISGDDDFERVDALRADADAVMVGVGTVLADDPSLTVRSDERVAAREGRGESAQPARVVADSRARTPPDAAVVDDSAQTYVLVGADAPGDRRARLGTDTTEVVEAGGERVDLAAGLDALESRGVSELMVEGGGELVFSLFDAGLVDELTVYVGSKVIGGRDAPTLADGDGFREPDFVDLELEDVDRVDDGVLLAYDVEDANE from the coding sequence ATGAACGTGGTGGTGAACGCGGCGACGAGCGTCGACGGCAAGCTCTCGAGTCGGGAGCGCCGGCAGGTCGCGATCTCCGGCGACGACGACTTCGAGCGCGTCGACGCGCTCCGCGCGGATGCGGACGCGGTGATGGTGGGCGTCGGGACGGTGCTCGCGGACGACCCGAGTCTCACCGTGAGGTCCGACGAGCGCGTCGCGGCGCGCGAGGGCCGCGGCGAGTCCGCGCAGCCGGCGCGCGTCGTCGCGGACTCGCGCGCTCGAACGCCGCCGGACGCGGCGGTGGTCGACGACAGCGCGCAGACGTACGTCCTCGTCGGCGCGGACGCGCCCGGCGACCGTCGCGCGCGCCTCGGGACCGACACAACCGAGGTCGTGGAGGCGGGCGGCGAGCGCGTCGACCTCGCCGCGGGCCTCGACGCGCTCGAATCCCGCGGCGTCTCCGAACTCATGGTCGAGGGCGGCGGCGAACTCGTCTTTTCGCTGTTCGACGCCGGCCTCGTCGACGAACTCACCGTCTACGTCGGGTCGAAGGTGATCGGCGGCCGGGACGCCCCGACGCTCGCGGACGGCGACGGCTTCCGCGAACCCGACTTCGTCGACCTCGAACTCGAGGACGTCGACCGCGTCGACGACGGCGTCCTCCTCGCGTACGACGTCGAGGACGCAAACGAGTGA
- the grxC gene encoding glutaredoxin 3 gives MTDSPRVEVYTKENCGYCEKAKDLLDEKGVEYETINVTGDEDAFEEMVERADGRQTAPEVFIDDELIGGWDETSALDQEGKLDEKLGLVTDGGSDDEDVEEHRKMIVAGTGIAGLTAAIYAARSNNDPLVIEGDEPGGQLTLTTDVENYPGFPEGISGPDLINNMKEQATKFGTDTKNGIIEDVVAGDPENGTPHRVEMSNGDVYTADSVIAASGASARTLGVPGEDEMMGYGLSTCATCDGAFFRDEDMLVVGGGDAAMEEANFLTKFADTVYIAHRREEFRAEDIWIDRVMDKVDEGEIEILKNTELTEIHGSQEGGVDHVTLVSHPDGHPKEKLDAGDDTVEAYEMDVGAVFYAIGHTPNTEYLEGTGAEMDADGYLKTEGGFGGGQTKTGVPGIYGAGDVVDYHYQQAVTAAGMGCKAALDADEFLEDLERARTKADADADADATARADD, from the coding sequence ATGACAGATTCGCCCCGCGTGGAGGTCTACACGAAGGAGAACTGTGGGTACTGCGAGAAAGCCAAGGATCTGCTCGACGAGAAGGGCGTCGAGTACGAGACGATCAACGTCACCGGCGACGAGGACGCGTTCGAGGAGATGGTCGAGCGCGCCGACGGCCGTCAGACCGCGCCCGAAGTGTTCATCGACGACGAACTCATCGGCGGGTGGGACGAGACGAGCGCCCTCGACCAGGAGGGGAAGCTCGACGAGAAACTCGGACTCGTGACGGATGGTGGGAGCGACGACGAGGACGTCGAGGAGCACCGGAAGATGATCGTCGCGGGCACGGGCATCGCGGGCCTGACGGCAGCGATCTACGCGGCGCGGTCGAACAACGACCCGCTCGTGATCGAGGGCGACGAACCCGGCGGCCAACTCACGCTGACGACGGACGTCGAGAACTACCCGGGGTTCCCGGAGGGCATCTCCGGCCCCGACCTCATCAACAACATGAAAGAGCAGGCGACGAAGTTCGGTACCGACACGAAGAACGGCATCATCGAGGACGTCGTCGCGGGCGACCCCGAGAACGGGACGCCCCATCGCGTCGAGATGAGCAACGGCGACGTCTACACCGCCGACTCCGTCATCGCCGCCTCCGGTGCGTCCGCGCGAACGCTCGGCGTCCCCGGCGAGGACGAGATGATGGGGTACGGGCTGTCGACGTGCGCGACCTGCGACGGCGCGTTCTTCCGCGACGAGGACATGCTCGTCGTCGGCGGCGGCGACGCCGCGATGGAGGAGGCGAACTTCCTCACGAAGTTCGCGGACACGGTGTACATCGCGCACCGTCGCGAGGAGTTCCGCGCCGAGGACATCTGGATCGACCGCGTCATGGACAAGGTCGACGAGGGCGAGATCGAGATCCTCAAGAACACCGAACTCACCGAGATCCACGGGTCGCAGGAAGGGGGCGTCGACCACGTCACGCTCGTCTCCCACCCCGACGGCCACCCGAAGGAGAAACTCGACGCGGGCGACGACACCGTCGAAGCGTACGAGATGGACGTCGGCGCGGTGTTCTACGCCATCGGTCACACGCCGAACACGGAGTACCTCGAAGGAACCGGCGCGGAGATGGACGCCGACGGCTACCTGAAGACCGAAGGCGGCTTCGGCGGCGGCCAGACGAAGACGGGCGTCCCCGGCATCTACGGCGCCGGCGACGTCGTCGACTACCACTACCAGCAAGCCGTCACCGCCGCCGGCATGGGATGCAAGGCCGCGCTCGACGCCGACGAGTTCCTCGAGGACCTCGAACGCGCCCGCACCAAAGCCGACGCCGACGCCGACGCCGACGCGACCGCACGGGCCGACGACTGA
- a CDS encoding helix-turn-helix domain-containing protein, protein MGREGENPDGNERSGGANDGDSFGRLANATRLEIVDALATDETPLDYTALFERVSVDDSGQFNYHLRQLVGEYVRKTDEGYLLDQAGLRAANVIASSSLELGANRQFQRIDSRCGACGSDGVDIGYRAGEGVVRCPDCERRLTRFDFPPAAVETYAPAAFADAFAQRTRSYIGLADDGVCPFCAHSMSTEVEPSAATHPDAVPVVGRCSACPAGIRAPVGLVLSNRPRIQSLVADSGVPFRETPFWEFEWCTFDAPVIRKTDPLVAELGVDVGDESASILVNANVEILELDH, encoded by the coding sequence ATGGGGCGAGAGGGCGAGAATCCGGACGGGAACGAGCGCTCCGGGGGCGCGAACGACGGCGACTCGTTCGGGCGACTCGCGAACGCGACGCGCCTGGAGATCGTGGACGCGCTCGCCACGGACGAGACCCCGCTCGACTACACGGCGTTGTTCGAACGGGTCTCGGTCGACGACAGCGGGCAGTTCAACTACCACCTCCGGCAACTCGTCGGCGAGTACGTTCGGAAGACCGACGAAGGGTATCTGCTCGACCAGGCGGGGCTGCGAGCGGCGAACGTGATCGCGTCGAGCTCGCTGGAACTCGGCGCGAACCGCCAGTTCCAGCGGATCGACTCGCGGTGTGGCGCCTGCGGGTCCGACGGGGTCGATATCGGGTATCGAGCGGGCGAGGGCGTCGTTCGCTGTCCCGACTGCGAACGACGCCTGACGCGGTTCGACTTCCCCCCGGCGGCCGTGGAGACGTACGCGCCAGCGGCGTTCGCGGACGCGTTCGCCCAACGGACTCGGTCGTACATCGGGCTGGCGGACGACGGCGTCTGTCCGTTCTGTGCGCACTCGATGTCGACCGAGGTCGAGCCGTCGGCCGCGACGCACCCCGACGCGGTTCCGGTCGTCGGGCGCTGCTCGGCGTGTCCCGCAGGAATCCGAGCGCCGGTCGGGCTGGTCCTCTCGAATCGCCCCCGGATCCAGTCGCTGGTCGCGGACTCGGGCGTCCCGTTCCGGGAGACGCCGTTCTGGGAGTTCGAGTGGTGTACGTTCGACGCTCCGGTGATCCGGAAGACGGATCCACTCGTCGCGGAACTCGGCGTCGACGTGGGCGACGAGTCGGCTTCGATATTGGTGAACGCGAACGTGGAGATACTGGAACTCGACCACTGA
- a CDS encoding GNAT family N-acetyltransferase — MPGHIFLEGTDVVLRVIEQCDRDFDVLGRVRNEPTFRHDLRIDGPWTRSSVREFVESVAADDSSVNLFVCPCGEERHRDGRETARTTAEGATADSGPETPIAGAVNLFDVDGTSGTLSYWLFEAYRGTGYATEAVSLLLDHAFDERGLRRVEAEVVDGNDASERLLDRLGFDHEGTARDARFARAEFVDAHRFGLLAPEWSGAGAA, encoded by the coding sequence ATGCCAGGCCACATCTTCCTCGAGGGGACGGACGTCGTCCTGCGAGTGATCGAACAGTGCGACCGCGACTTCGACGTCCTCGGTCGCGTCCGGAACGAGCCGACGTTCCGGCACGACCTCCGGATCGACGGGCCGTGGACGCGGTCGAGCGTTCGCGAGTTCGTCGAGTCGGTCGCCGCGGACGATTCCAGCGTCAATCTCTTCGTCTGCCCGTGCGGCGAGGAACGGCACCGAGACGGACGCGAAACAGCACGCACGACAGCGGAGGGAGCCACGGCCGATTCCGGGCCGGAGACGCCGATCGCTGGAGCGGTGAACCTGTTCGACGTCGACGGGACGTCGGGGACGCTCAGCTACTGGCTCTTCGAGGCGTACAGGGGGACCGGGTACGCGACCGAGGCGGTGTCGCTGCTCCTCGACCACGCGTTCGACGAGCGCGGACTTCGCCGGGTGGAAGCCGAGGTGGTCGACGGGAACGACGCCTCCGAACGCCTCCTCGACCGGCTCGGGTTCGACCACGAAGGCACCGCTCGCGACGCCCGGTTCGCGCGCGCCGAGTTCGTGGACGCGCACCGGTTCGGCTTGCTGGCACCCGAGTGGAGCGGCGCGGGGGCAGCATGA
- a CDS encoding inositol monophosphatase family protein translates to MTRTEPGAESRLDDVPIARLESVATEAVRAGGDRLAELFGTDTTAEFLAHDVKSAADRASEDAMLSVVRDAFPTHEIYAEESGRHGDHSRFEWIVDPLDGTNNFEAGLPTFTAAATVLSDDRPVVGAIYVPATDDTYVASVTDGVRWDGRQVSVTDSGRRLDPAAATVASVIGHDVKRDERRRDAAASIDRLVEARCKRRLESWCPTLHWALLARGRLDGIYCYHPDREEQRLGELFAAEAGLCTAASGDAYVAATTPELKARLLDCVSEGRA, encoded by the coding sequence ATGACGCGAACGGAACCCGGAGCCGAGTCGAGGCTCGACGACGTCCCGATCGCTCGACTCGAATCGGTCGCGACCGAGGCGGTTCGAGCGGGCGGCGACCGCCTCGCTGAACTCTTCGGAACCGACACGACGGCGGAGTTCCTCGCGCACGACGTCAAGTCCGCCGCCGACCGCGCGTCAGAGGACGCGATGCTCTCCGTCGTCCGCGACGCGTTCCCGACGCACGAGATATACGCGGAGGAGTCCGGGCGACACGGCGACCACTCCCGGTTCGAGTGGATCGTCGACCCGCTCGACGGGACGAACAACTTCGAAGCCGGACTCCCGACGTTCACCGCGGCCGCCACGGTCCTCTCGGACGACCGTCCCGTGGTCGGCGCGATTTACGTCCCCGCGACGGACGACACCTACGTCGCGAGCGTCACGGACGGGGTCCGATGGGACGGTCGGCAGGTATCGGTGACGGATTCGGGGCGTCGCCTCGACCCGGCCGCGGCCACCGTCGCGTCCGTGATCGGACACGACGTCAAGCGCGACGAACGCCGCCGCGACGCGGCCGCGTCGATCGACCGGCTCGTGGAGGCCCGGTGCAAGCGACGACTGGAGAGCTGGTGCCCGACGCTTCACTGGGCGCTGCTCGCTCGCGGCCGGCTCGACGGCATCTACTGCTATCACCCCGACCGCGAGGAGCAGCGCCTCGGCGAGCTGTTCGCGGCGGAGGCCGGGCTGTGCACGGCCGCCAGCGGGGACGCGTACGTCGCGGCGACGACGCCGGAACTGAAAGCGCGCTTGCTCGACTGCGTCTCGGAGGGCCGCGCATGA
- a CDS encoding HAD family hydrolase: MTARSSQRQYEAVVFDLDRTLVEHVQDAAALFEAACADVGIEPFCRPETLELAADVVREGAAELDAESYERRVFATAAAATGSDVPASDLVRAYNDVLDNHAVALRPGAEAAVEAATDLATAVVTNGPEDTHAKKLRAVDLTDRFDAVVYGSDVPRVKPASDPFELALARLDVDPGSVLKVGDSLSKDVDGANELGIDTAWVPFGDGRRGANDPEPTYTLSSLADLPEILSS; this comes from the coding sequence ATGACGGCCCGATCTTCCCAGCGGCAGTACGAGGCGGTCGTCTTCGACCTCGACAGGACCCTCGTCGAGCACGTCCAGGACGCCGCGGCCCTGTTCGAGGCCGCGTGTGCCGACGTCGGCATCGAGCCGTTCTGTCGCCCCGAGACGCTGGAACTCGCCGCCGACGTCGTCCGGGAAGGAGCCGCCGAGCTGGACGCCGAGAGCTACGAACGCCGCGTGTTCGCGACCGCGGCGGCGGCCACCGGGTCCGACGTGCCCGCGAGCGACCTCGTCCGGGCGTACAACGACGTCCTGGACAACCACGCGGTCGCCCTCCGTCCCGGGGCCGAGGCCGCGGTCGAAGCGGCGACCGACCTCGCCACCGCCGTCGTGACGAACGGCCCGGAGGACACGCACGCGAAGAAGCTCCGAGCGGTCGACCTGACCGACCGGTTCGACGCGGTCGTCTACGGGAGCGACGTGCCGCGAGTGAAACCGGCGAGCGATCCGTTCGAACTGGCCCTCGCCCGCCTGGACGTCGACCCCGGTTCGGTCCTCAAAGTCGGCGACTCGCTCTCGAAGGACGTCGACGGCGCGAACGAACTCGGCATCGACACCGCGTGGGTCCCCTTCGGCGACGGACGCCGGGGCGCGAACGACCCTGAGCCGACGTACACGCTGTCATCGCTCGCGGACCTCCCGGAGATCCTCTCGTCGTGA
- a CDS encoding sugar phosphate isomerase/epimerase gives MQVRTGLSVPEGYGVSFDDAVEIASQAECDFVEVLFDGRARPERVDATLGAALDDADGVGLVAHLPFTVPVWSPFDAQRRGCLETHRACLDAAAALDAEAAVVHPSHAAMGDAYDEPTIVDGVLESLTELHAYGDRLGVDVCVENVQSGPFTLDGLARVVDGTPAGLVVDTGHARVSGHGDERLAEFVADHRDRIEHVHLNDTRGPSDEHLPLGVGTVDFRSVLGALGPTWTGRLCAEVITGDRRALERSLDRLTTYVAEHRDERDFETDAERRD, from the coding sequence ATGCAAGTCCGAACTGGACTCAGCGTGCCCGAGGGGTACGGCGTGTCGTTCGACGACGCGGTCGAGATCGCGTCCCAGGCGGAGTGCGACTTCGTCGAAGTCCTCTTCGACGGGCGCGCACGCCCCGAGCGCGTCGACGCGACGCTCGGGGCCGCGCTCGACGACGCGGACGGCGTCGGGCTGGTCGCGCACCTCCCGTTCACCGTGCCGGTCTGGTCTCCATTCGACGCGCAACGGCGCGGCTGTCTGGAGACGCACAGGGCCTGTCTCGATGCCGCGGCCGCCCTCGACGCGGAGGCGGCGGTCGTCCACCCGTCCCACGCCGCGATGGGGGACGCGTACGACGAGCCGACGATCGTCGACGGCGTCCTCGAGTCGCTCACCGAACTCCACGCGTACGGCGATCGACTCGGCGTCGACGTCTGCGTCGAGAACGTCCAGTCCGGGCCGTTCACGCTCGACGGACTCGCGCGCGTCGTCGACGGGACGCCCGCCGGACTGGTCGTCGACACCGGGCACGCGCGGGTGTCGGGACACGGGGACGAGAGACTCGCCGAGTTCGTCGCCGACCACCGCGATCGAATCGAGCACGTGCACCTCAACGACACGCGCGGTCCGAGCGACGAACACCTCCCGCTCGGCGTCGGAACCGTCGACTTCCGCTCGGTCCTCGGCGCGCTCGGCCCGACGTGGACCGGCCGCCTCTGTGCCGAAGTGATCACCGGCGACCGCCGCGCCCTCGAACGGAGCCTCGACAGACTTACGACGTACGTCGCGGAACACCGAGACGAACGCGACTTCGAGACAGACGCGGAACGACGGGACTGA